A genomic stretch from Alloyangia pacifica includes:
- a CDS encoding GNAT family N-acetyltransferase, whose protein sequence is MTSTFDITRAGLDDVPDLVPLYERFFAEDAIKIARSKIEANLRQMLVDDRAAVFVATADGQAIGLASASFTCGVEFGWAAEIEDLFVVPKRRGQGLARQLIEIVLEWADDRGARQSYLVITPEAEDAQSLTALYSKFGFVRSDRLLMYRAS, encoded by the coding sequence ATGACCTCAACGTTCGACATCACGCGCGCGGGTTTGGACGACGTTCCGGACCTCGTTCCACTTTACGAGCGCTTCTTTGCAGAGGACGCCATCAAGATCGCGCGCTCCAAGATCGAGGCCAATCTAAGACAGATGCTAGTGGACGACCGGGCGGCCGTGTTCGTTGCGACTGCTGACGGGCAAGCGATCGGGCTTGCTTCCGCGAGTTTCACCTGCGGTGTTGAGTTCGGCTGGGCAGCAGAGATCGAGGATCTGTTTGTTGTTCCCAAGCGCCGCGGGCAGGGCCTGGCCCGGCAACTGATCGAGATTGTGCTCGAATGGGCAGACGACCGCGGGGCGCGCCAGAGCTATCTCGTCATCACGCCGGAGGCCGAAGACGCGCAATCACTCACCGCACTCTACAGTAAGTTCGGTTTCGTCCGCTCGGACCGTCTCCTGATGTATCGGGCTTCTTGA
- a CDS encoding mechanosensitive ion channel family protein, with protein MNKVLLCIALMLAPCQILAQNVVTEADALPTLAVEDVPDDVAVETRLRAILRALEFGGITVGVDAGVVSLTGNVTDPSISEKAESIAERLEGVVAVNNTLTASDDLAHQINPAVDRFRARVAQLISRLPLLLLAFVAFLVILTAGILVARMRFWDRISPNAFIAELYRQAFRVASGIVGIVVALDVVGAAALLGTILGAAGIIGLAIGFAVRDTVENFVASVMLSLRQPFRPNDLVEIEGDVGRVIRLTSRATILLSLDGNHIRIPNATVFKGKIVNYTQFPARRFMFDIGIDPDADLEATRSLAQATLKALPFVLDDPEELVWIENITESGAILRVTGWVDQTATGFSTARGDAIRLVKTAIEEAGVAIPDTTYRIRLEGAGLPAAPFEPPPRKAPMQQASSASPEPSVHKSEEAALIPLVDAERQDSDDLLARSAPRE; from the coding sequence ATGAACAAGGTCCTCCTTTGCATCGCCCTCATGCTCGCCCCCTGCCAGATACTGGCCCAGAATGTCGTGACCGAGGCCGATGCGTTACCGACGCTTGCGGTCGAGGACGTACCTGACGACGTGGCCGTTGAAACTCGCCTGCGGGCAATCCTCAGGGCTCTGGAATTCGGCGGGATCACGGTCGGCGTCGACGCCGGTGTCGTATCGCTGACGGGGAATGTCACCGACCCATCCATCAGCGAGAAGGCCGAGAGCATTGCCGAGCGCCTCGAGGGAGTCGTTGCGGTGAACAACACGCTCACGGCCTCGGACGACCTCGCCCATCAGATCAATCCCGCGGTTGATCGCTTCCGGGCACGGGTCGCGCAACTGATCTCCCGTCTGCCCTTGCTGCTGCTGGCGTTCGTGGCCTTCCTGGTAATCCTCACGGCAGGCATCCTCGTGGCGCGAATGCGGTTCTGGGACCGCATCTCGCCCAATGCCTTCATCGCCGAGCTTTATCGGCAGGCGTTCCGCGTGGCCTCCGGGATCGTCGGCATCGTGGTTGCGCTGGATGTCGTGGGGGCGGCGGCTCTGCTGGGCACGATCCTCGGCGCTGCGGGGATCATCGGCCTGGCCATCGGCTTTGCCGTCCGCGACACGGTGGAGAACTTCGTAGCGTCCGTCATGCTGAGCCTGCGCCAACCCTTCCGCCCGAACGACCTGGTCGAGATCGAAGGCGACGTAGGCCGGGTGATCCGACTGACCTCGCGCGCGACGATTTTGCTGTCGCTCGACGGCAATCACATCCGCATTCCGAATGCGACTGTCTTCAAGGGTAAGATCGTGAACTACACGCAGTTTCCGGCGCGGCGGTTCATGTTCGACATCGGCATTGACCCTGATGCTGATCTCGAGGCGACGCGCAGCCTGGCTCAGGCAACGCTGAAGGCGCTGCCCTTCGTGCTGGACGACCCGGAAGAGCTCGTCTGGATCGAAAACATCACCGAGTCCGGTGCGATCCTGCGTGTGACCGGCTGGGTCGACCAGACCGCGACCGGCTTTTCCACGGCACGCGGAGATGCCATTCGATTGGTCAAGACCGCTATCGAAGAAGCCGGCGTGGCGATTCCTGACACGACTTATCGCATTCGCCTCGAAGGGGCGGGACTACCAGCGGCGCCTTTCGAACCACCACCGCGCAAAGCGCCAATGCAGCAGGCGAGCTCTGCCTCACCGGAGCCCTCGGTTCACAAGTCAGAAGAAGCGGCGCTGATTCCCTTGGTCGATGCTGAGCGCCAAGACAGTGATGACCTCCTCGCGAGGAGCGCGCCGCGTGAATAG
- a CDS encoding tetratricopeptide repeat protein, with protein MMNVTPMRIRPLLQSARSALLAGTFLAVAAPVMAAGPVKVDFEPPQIDAQPVCEIRSPDSVITTRWDGWDGQSLSGMDSTLVRRDMRRLMAIDPVKWLPVGEKVVALLPTIDATYDGDKQLMETIEMRLEAGQAADVRAEGLINKALASTAAEQPQNQRRLGEWLMQGKGVAPDRDRGLHLIVAAARGGDANSLLSIANLQQRGVEVPGWNVEPKMTVMMGFASQVGRLDETICDRVVNIARAYRNGDIVQMDNALSERWFRFAADLGSPDAAWSVADMHLRSEEISKDNEVMLHYLGIAATGGDPNVLIQLGRLYEDGALLERDLGQAEELYQRAAASGDRAGMGRLTLFLDRLREANPARTEDYDKALTALLESDNAPGWAYAKAADRVLAREGRWAGEQTAMDYYAKGVALGDPEAIRQRALLNIGLGDAESFYSGIDDLIFSVEQIGRSGPVNDLIQANLCQAPDAPLVDRVEYWASLDGAETEAPAPTLAETMIRAKDGVTPVLPYHMMSTVLDHAQAVLPEDASASDLTALASNDTMSAAEQTYWSLIADRAAAVSPEDGKGWVDALGDNLALRFVDRFPQGKDAEAIALHLAAQGYGRAMMLLTTIDTEAYPAPAAIAREFGSVIAARGDFEASLLGLRYADGLSDDQKASLIRHARATTTCTFNEGLQMAEALADHGSPDEFAQWVRISKELVKSESAWSHTNLGDLILAHADMLGDDAADDARNLWLAGYEKGDRPAVFRLMTEVEQPETPGFDPEKAAEYYVALAERSAPDQLPSVLGKLANAQPDIRQDVETRVDTDALWLAAAEAGSSEAMLHHARRLRASASNQADISESGVWLRRAADAGSDAAMVELARSLAFGIGAEADPEAARDWLQKAAALGNEDAVSLMNSMQIAEVSTQ; from the coding sequence ATGATGAACGTGACTCCGATGCGCATCAGGCCGCTTCTGCAAAGCGCGCGGTCTGCCCTGCTGGCCGGCACATTCCTGGCTGTCGCGGCCCCGGTGATGGCCGCTGGGCCGGTGAAGGTCGATTTCGAACCGCCGCAGATCGACGCGCAGCCGGTCTGTGAAATCCGCTCCCCCGACAGCGTGATCACGACCCGTTGGGACGGGTGGGATGGGCAATCCCTCTCTGGCATGGACTCGACGCTTGTCCGCCGCGACATGCGCCGTCTCATGGCGATCGACCCCGTGAAATGGCTGCCGGTGGGAGAAAAGGTCGTCGCGCTGTTGCCGACGATCGATGCGACCTACGACGGCGACAAGCAGCTGATGGAAACCATCGAAATGCGGCTCGAGGCCGGTCAGGCGGCGGACGTCCGCGCCGAAGGGCTGATCAACAAAGCGCTTGCCTCGACGGCTGCCGAACAACCGCAGAACCAGCGTCGTCTGGGCGAATGGCTGATGCAGGGCAAAGGTGTCGCGCCCGATCGGGACCGTGGTCTGCACCTGATCGTTGCGGCCGCGCGTGGGGGGGATGCCAACAGCCTTTTGAGCATTGCCAACCTTCAGCAGCGCGGCGTCGAAGTGCCGGGCTGGAACGTCGAGCCGAAGATGACGGTCATGATGGGCTTTGCCTCGCAGGTCGGCCGGCTGGACGAGACGATCTGCGACCGTGTCGTGAACATCGCCCGGGCCTACCGGAACGGCGACATCGTGCAGATGGACAATGCGCTGTCTGAACGGTGGTTCCGCTTTGCCGCGGACCTCGGCAGCCCCGACGCCGCGTGGAGCGTCGCGGACATGCATCTGCGTTCGGAAGAGATCTCGAAGGACAACGAGGTGATGCTGCACTACCTCGGCATCGCCGCGACAGGCGGCGATCCGAATGTGCTCATCCAACTCGGCCGCCTGTATGAAGACGGCGCCTTGCTGGAGCGCGACCTTGGGCAGGCCGAAGAGCTTTACCAGCGCGCGGCCGCTTCGGGGGATCGCGCCGGGATGGGTCGCCTGACGCTGTTTCTCGACAGGCTGCGCGAGGCCAATCCGGCGCGCACCGAGGACTATGACAAGGCGCTCACCGCGCTTCTCGAGAGCGACAATGCGCCGGGCTGGGCCTATGCCAAAGCCGCGGATCGGGTTCTGGCGCGCGAAGGCCGCTGGGCCGGCGAGCAGACGGCCATGGACTACTATGCCAAAGGTGTCGCCCTGGGGGACCCCGAAGCGATCCGCCAACGGGCTCTGCTCAACATTGGTCTTGGCGACGCCGAGTCCTTCTATTCGGGCATCGACGACCTGATCTTCTCCGTGGAACAGATTGGCCGCTCGGGTCCGGTCAACGATCTGATCCAGGCAAACCTGTGCCAGGCGCCAGACGCGCCCCTCGTCGATCGGGTCGAGTATTGGGCGTCGCTGGATGGTGCGGAAACCGAAGCGCCGGCCCCAACGCTCGCGGAAACGATGATCCGTGCCAAGGACGGTGTCACCCCCGTCTTACCGTATCACATGATGAGCACCGTCCTCGACCATGCGCAGGCCGTTCTGCCGGAAGACGCCTCGGCGAGCGACCTGACCGCTCTGGCGTCAAACGACACGATGTCTGCCGCCGAGCAAACCTACTGGTCGTTGATTGCGGATCGTGCGGCGGCCGTGTCGCCCGAGGATGGCAAGGGATGGGTCGATGCGCTGGGGGACAATCTGGCGCTGCGCTTCGTGGACCGCTTCCCGCAGGGCAAGGACGCTGAAGCGATCGCACTGCATCTGGCAGCACAAGGCTACGGCCGCGCCATGATGCTGCTGACGACCATCGATACCGAGGCCTACCCGGCCCCGGCAGCCATCGCGCGCGAGTTCGGCTCGGTTATCGCGGCGCGCGGCGATTTCGAGGCAAGCCTTCTTGGGCTGCGCTACGCGGACGGCCTTTCGGACGATCAGAAGGCCAGTCTGATCCGGCATGCGCGTGCAACCACCACTTGCACCTTCAACGAGGGACTGCAGATGGCCGAGGCGCTCGCGGACCACGGCTCGCCGGATGAGTTCGCGCAGTGGGTGCGGATCTCGAAAGAGCTGGTAAAGTCCGAAAGCGCATGGTCGCACACGAACCTCGGCGATCTCATCTTGGCGCATGCCGACATGCTGGGTGACGATGCCGCCGATGACGCCCGCAACCTTTGGCTGGCCGGGTATGAAAAAGGTGACCGCCCCGCCGTGTTCCGCCTGATGACCGAGGTCGAACAGCCCGAGACGCCGGGCTTTGATCCTGAAAAGGCCGCGGAATACTACGTGGCCCTCGCCGAACGCTCTGCTCCTGATCAGCTGCCGTCGGTGCTCGGCAAGCTCGCGAATGCGCAGCCCGACATCCGGCAGGACGTCGAGACGCGCGTCGATACCGACGCCCTGTGGCTGGCGGCTGCAGAAGCCGGCTCGTCGGAAGCCATGCTGCACCATGCACGCCGACTGCGGGCTTCGGCGAGCAATCAGGCGGATATCAGTGAAAGCGGCGTATGGCTGCGCCGCGCCGCGGACGCCGGCAGCGACGCCGCAATGGTAGAGCTTGCCCGCAGCCTCGCCTTCGGCATTGGCGCCGAGGCCGATCCCGAGGCGGCGCGCGACTGGCTTCAGAAGGCGGCCGCCCTAGGTAACGAGGACGCCGTTTCACTGATGAACTCGATGCAGATCGCGGAGGTCTCCACCCAATGA
- a CDS encoding BLUF domain-containing protein, protein MSCVDHHGRLLTVLGRQPRHDPGEDTPVAPTLPAVVERSLIAASSRVRGCPLVSRDQDRSIYVMARAMNRSLGVSGTLHRQLHIFTQYVEGPVASMAKVKEDILRDQRHRNIQGVYDGPIAERSFRDWAMGYTSEKDTCWE, encoded by the coding sequence ATGAGTTGCGTCGATCATCACGGTCGTCTCCTCACCGTGCTCGGCCGCCAACCCCGCCATGATCCGGGCGAAGACACCCCTGTCGCTCCAACGCTTCCAGCGGTTGTAGAGCGTTCTCTGATTGCGGCCTCGTCAAGAGTGAGGGGCTGTCCGTTGGTGTCTCGAGATCAAGATCGTTCGATCTATGTCATGGCGCGGGCGATGAATCGGTCACTGGGCGTAAGCGGCACTCTGCACCGGCAGCTACATATCTTTACGCAATACGTCGAAGGGCCCGTCGCTTCTATGGCTAAGGTCAAGGAAGACATTCTGCGTGATCAGAGGCACCGAAATATTCAAGGTGTTTACGACGGGCCGATAGCGGAGAGATCTTTCAGAGATTGGGCGATGGGCTACACGTCTGAGAAAGATACCTGCTGGGAATAA
- a CDS encoding GFA family protein — protein MPIGHKGRCLCGEVEYNTGSPPLWVTICYCRFCQRATGSDRMIEPIFEHDQFAFTDGRPSVYTLPSDGSGKDIHVHFCSKCGTKLALTFERWPDRLGIYVGTLDDPNAIMASPENSKHIFVSEARPGTILPPGVKTFDRHATENDGTPIEPRIHASPHQIGT, from the coding sequence ATGCCAATTGGGCACAAGGGACGCTGTCTTTGCGGCGAAGTCGAATACAATACCGGAAGCCCTCCTCTCTGGGTAACGATCTGCTACTGTCGGTTCTGCCAACGAGCGACTGGTTCAGACCGGATGATCGAACCTATTTTCGAGCACGATCAATTCGCTTTCACGGATGGGCGGCCTTCCGTCTACACGCTGCCTTCAGATGGAAGCGGCAAAGACATTCACGTGCACTTCTGCTCTAAATGCGGGACCAAGTTGGCGTTGACCTTTGAGAGATGGCCGGATCGTTTGGGCATCTATGTCGGCACCCTTGACGATCCGAACGCGATCATGGCCTCGCCTGAAAACAGTAAACATATTTTTGTCAGCGAAGCACGGCCTGGTACGATACTTCCTCCCGGGGTCAAAACATTTGATCGCCACGCAACTGAAAACGATGGCACTCCGATTGAACCGAGAATTCATGCATCGCCGCACCAGATCGGAACCTAA
- a CDS encoding alginate O-acetyltransferase AlgX-related protein, with amino-acid sequence MTLIHRSNLTVFAMVALGLSGAASAGAAQESSFGCAGLEQSSLVRAEEGKDGVFYRVATDLTMGQIINHRAADAVARIARALEEQGTTLVFAPVPTKGQAMPEDLPSKSLTTGYDVAKARAEYAVSIENLRASGVVTADILTRMLDTFDPAEVAKYGTEDTPLFFRSDYHWTSEGARRAARAVADQIVSHPGYGDLTPNSYQTRQVGELEGFSNMRRAMQRQCRDALPEVESMGFETNADTTPAQDDAGLLDIFAGAEEQSQVVLLGTSFSDNSTNNFAGWISQYSGLEVLNYAVTGGGQYGALISYLTSQDYLEQRPRFIVWENPIYTDLLQFGTGPIEELTAAASAACSDPLKVTATSETLEAELGGATFDTDDAILARFGSEGPRNAEFTLVTTDGVSRRYFSNRDDRLRATGNFWLGLGPYVDLPIESIKVAFDRPIPNGASLSLCPNFGE; translated from the coding sequence ATGACCCTCATACATCGTTCCAATCTGACCGTTTTCGCCATGGTCGCGCTCGGGCTGTCCGGCGCTGCTTCGGCGGGTGCAGCGCAGGAGTCCAGCTTTGGCTGCGCCGGCCTGGAACAATCCAGCCTTGTGCGTGCCGAAGAGGGCAAGGATGGCGTGTTCTATCGCGTCGCGACCGATCTTACGATGGGACAGATCATCAACCACCGCGCAGCCGATGCGGTCGCCCGCATCGCACGCGCCTTGGAAGAGCAGGGCACGACCCTGGTCTTCGCGCCGGTCCCGACCAAGGGGCAGGCCATGCCCGAAGACCTGCCGTCGAAGTCCCTCACCACCGGATATGACGTCGCAAAAGCCCGTGCCGAATACGCCGTGTCGATCGAGAACCTGCGTGCGAGCGGTGTTGTCACGGCCGACATCCTGACACGGATGCTGGACACGTTCGATCCGGCGGAGGTCGCCAAGTACGGGACGGAAGACACCCCGTTGTTCTTCCGGTCCGACTACCACTGGACCTCCGAAGGCGCGCGCCGTGCGGCGCGGGCCGTCGCTGATCAGATCGTCAGCCACCCGGGTTACGGTGATCTGACCCCGAACAGCTATCAAACGCGGCAGGTCGGCGAGCTCGAAGGCTTTTCCAACATGCGCCGCGCCATGCAGCGCCAGTGTCGCGACGCCCTGCCCGAAGTGGAGAGCATGGGGTTCGAAACCAACGCGGACACCACCCCTGCGCAGGACGACGCTGGCCTGCTGGACATTTTTGCGGGCGCCGAAGAGCAGAGCCAGGTCGTTCTGCTCGGGACGTCCTTCTCGGACAACTCGACCAACAACTTCGCGGGCTGGATTTCCCAGTACTCGGGGCTTGAGGTGCTGAACTACGCCGTGACCGGTGGCGGCCAGTACGGGGCATTGATCTCCTATCTGACCTCGCAGGACTATCTGGAGCAGCGCCCGCGCTTCATCGTCTGGGAAAACCCGATCTACACCGATCTGCTGCAGTTCGGCACGGGTCCGATCGAAGAGCTGACGGCGGCTGCCTCCGCAGCCTGCTCCGATCCCCTCAAGGTCACCGCCACCTCTGAAACCCTTGAGGCGGAGCTCGGTGGCGCGACATTCGACACCGACGATGCGATCCTGGCCCGCTTCGGGTCTGAAGGGCCGCGGAACGCGGAATTCACCCTCGTGACCACGGATGGCGTGTCGCGCCGCTACTTCTCGAACCGTGATGACCGCCTGCGGGCAACCGGAAATTTCTGGCTAGGGCTCGGGCCCTACGTCGATCTGCCGATCGAGAGCATCAAGGTTGCTTTCGACCGACCCATCCCCAACGGCGCAAGCCTGAGCCTCTGCCCCAACTTTGGAGAATGA
- a CDS encoding IS5 family transposase: MSRPPKTTYKTTNWQSYNQALRQRGSLTVWFDPSMHWEAIPSARRGRQQAYSDAAIQACLTLKTLLGLPLRQATGFVASLLELSGLGWSVPDFSTLSRRQKTLSVTIPYRGSKGPLHLLVDSTGIKVEGEGEWHTRKHGGSKRRVWRKLHLGIDEETLEIRAVEVTSSNVGDAPMLPDLLAQLPPDQEIATVTADGAYDTRACHDAIADRGAAAIIPPRRNARPWKPDTAGARARNEILRTSKHLGRALWRNWSGYHRRSRVETKMNCVKLLGQKLMSRDFDRQVAEVQLRAAVMNRFTALGIPVTVALG; the protein is encoded by the coding sequence ATGAGCAGACCTCCGAAGACGACCTACAAGACCACCAACTGGCAAAGCTACAATCAGGCGCTGAGGCAGCGCGGATCACTGACCGTTTGGTTCGATCCCTCGATGCATTGGGAAGCCATTCCGTCGGCGCGTCGCGGCCGTCAGCAGGCCTATAGCGACGCTGCGATCCAGGCCTGCCTCACCCTCAAGACACTCCTCGGGCTGCCGCTCCGCCAAGCGACCGGTTTCGTGGCGAGCCTGCTCGAACTGTCCGGGCTCGGCTGGTCCGTGCCGGACTTCAGCACTCTGTCACGTCGCCAGAAGACTTTGAGCGTGACAATCCCGTATCGCGGTTCCAAGGGGCCGCTGCATCTGCTCGTGGACAGCACCGGCATCAAGGTGGAAGGCGAAGGCGAGTGGCACACGCGCAAGCATGGCGGCTCGAAACGAAGGGTCTGGCGCAAGCTCCACCTCGGGATCGATGAGGAAACGCTGGAGATCCGGGCGGTCGAGGTCACCTCCAGCAATGTCGGCGACGCGCCGATGCTGCCGGACCTGCTTGCCCAGCTGCCCCCGGATCAGGAGATCGCCACCGTTACAGCAGACGGTGCCTACGACACGCGCGCCTGCCACGACGCCATCGCTGACCGCGGTGCGGCAGCAATCATTCCGCCCCGCCGCAACGCGAGACCCTGGAAGCCGGACACGGCAGGAGCCCGAGCGCGCAACGAGATACTGCGGACGTCAAAGCATCTTGGCCGGGCGCTGTGGCGGAACTGGAGCGGCTACCACCGACGTAGCAGGGTGGAGACGAAAATGAACTGCGTAAAGCTACTCGGACAGAAGCTGATGTCCCGCGACTTCGACCGCCAGGTTGCCGAAGTTCAGCTCCGTGCGGCGGTGATGAACCGCTTCACTGCCCTCGGCATCCCGGTCACCGTGGCCCTGGGATAA
- a CDS encoding alginate lyase family protein produces the protein MKGTSLTTLAVLAALLPMSPSFAQEDEKAPGIDPVELSGTEGSVPQAEEEMTADAGAESDCMEPVEPVVSLSYGSRYTEDSETRSDFDEDANAAVNAALEPVDDFISDLTRESNRALTRSGDRGVAAAECLYERLVPWAEADALSDLTTMNANISAPSRLGGIAFAYSNALTVAEPTEEQQSVIEGWLEERAKATMAYFDEEAPPRASRNNLRQWAAMGVTRIGLTTGDEELVAWGLETVEHTACMVEEDGALPLEMERGDLALHYQMHAVQALVITAALLAEDDPEIFDVCDGAIKRAVDYTLHGFENPELIEARTGREQKIDDAPENFEMAWAVAYLRYQNDPDLEEQIADIDNLSNSKIGGDQRLIW, from the coding sequence ATGAAGGGAACTTCACTCACAACGCTTGCGGTTCTGGCTGCGCTCCTGCCAATGAGCCCCTCATTTGCGCAGGAGGACGAAAAGGCCCCCGGGATCGACCCGGTTGAACTGTCCGGTACGGAGGGGTCGGTTCCGCAGGCGGAGGAGGAGATGACTGCAGACGCCGGCGCGGAGTCCGATTGCATGGAGCCGGTCGAGCCCGTCGTGTCGCTGAGCTACGGCAGCCGATACACCGAAGACAGCGAAACCCGGTCGGATTTCGACGAAGACGCCAATGCCGCGGTGAACGCGGCGCTCGAACCGGTCGACGACTTCATCTCGGACCTGACGCGCGAAAGCAATCGCGCCCTGACCCGATCTGGGGACCGAGGCGTTGCAGCGGCCGAATGCCTCTACGAACGCCTTGTGCCCTGGGCCGAAGCCGACGCGCTGTCGGATTTGACCACGATGAACGCGAACATCTCGGCTCCGAGCCGCCTGGGCGGGATTGCCTTTGCCTACAGCAATGCGCTGACCGTGGCAGAGCCGACCGAGGAACAGCAATCGGTCATCGAAGGCTGGCTCGAGGAGCGCGCGAAAGCGACCATGGCCTATTTCGACGAGGAAGCTCCCCCCCGCGCGTCGCGGAACAATCTGCGGCAATGGGCGGCCATGGGCGTGACCCGGATCGGCCTGACGACCGGAGACGAGGAGCTGGTCGCGTGGGGGCTCGAGACCGTCGAGCATACCGCCTGCATGGTGGAAGAGGATGGCGCACTACCCCTGGAAATGGAGCGCGGCGATCTCGCTCTTCACTACCAGATGCACGCCGTTCAGGCACTGGTGATCACCGCGGCCCTACTTGCGGAGGATGATCCCGAGATCTTTGACGTCTGCGATGGCGCGATCAAGAGGGCTGTCGACTACACACTGCACGGCTTTGAGAACCCTGAACTGATCGAAGCCCGGACCGGCCGCGAGCAGAAGATCGATGACGCGCCGGAGAACTTCGAAATGGCTTGGGCCGTCGCCTATCTCCGGTACCAGAATGACCCGGACCTCGAGGAGCAAATTGCTGACATAGACAATCTGTCAAACTCCAAAATCGGAGGTGATCAGCGTCTGATCTGGTGA
- a CDS encoding alginate O-acetyltransferase AlgF: MSDFNSTKIRTVVSAIAMIVFGQAAAAQDSQLYDNAANPDAGFLRVIAVRDASAIIAGENFSDLGEGVSPYVTIEEPGTVSVSAAGVDGTAEIAKGSWNSWLVTADGKGVLVTDPLGHSPAQADLTFYNISDKPEVDLYVPAAKRVALEGVGEGSGDWVALKAPLSLDFEARTGDETLAAVSAVALARREGTTLVFSGTNGNYQLVALKASQVN, from the coding sequence ATGAGCGACTTCAACTCGACCAAAATCCGCACTGTTGTTTCCGCGATTGCCATGATCGTTTTTGGTCAGGCCGCGGCGGCGCAGGATTCCCAGCTGTATGACAATGCGGCAAATCCCGACGCGGGCTTCCTGCGCGTCATCGCCGTACGGGATGCGTCGGCCATCATCGCGGGCGAGAATTTCTCGGATCTGGGGGAGGGCGTTTCTCCTTACGTGACCATCGAGGAGCCCGGCACAGTCAGCGTCTCTGCGGCCGGTGTCGACGGAACAGCCGAGATTGCCAAGGGCAGCTGGAACAGCTGGCTGGTCACCGCAGACGGCAAGGGCGTTCTGGTGACCGATCCGCTGGGTCATAGCCCCGCGCAGGCGGACCTGACCTTCTACAACATCTCCGACAAGCCGGAGGTCGACCTATACGTTCCCGCCGCCAAGCGGGTGGCGCTGGAGGGTGTCGGCGAAGGGAGCGGCGACTGGGTTGCCCTCAAGGCGCCGCTGTCGCTCGATTTCGAGGCGCGCACTGGCGACGAGACGCTGGCGGCTGTGTCCGCCGTGGCGCTGGCGCGGCGCGAAGGCACCACCCTCGTGTTCAGCGGGACCAACGGAAACTACCAGCTCGTGGCGCTGAAAGCGTCGCAGGTCAATTGA
- a CDS encoding cupin domain-containing protein has translation MSNQAINLEAKLTEFSEHWCPKIVSRFNECDVMVVKALGEFNWHHHDDTDDFFLVLKGRLRIELRDGDVILGPGELYIVPKGVEHRPVAEEEVHLLLIEPQGVPNTGDEATAAQKVTI, from the coding sequence ATGTCGAACCAAGCCATCAACCTAGAAGCCAAGCTGACCGAGTTTTCCGAGCATTGGTGCCCGAAGATCGTGTCGCGGTTCAACGAGTGCGACGTGATGGTCGTGAAGGCATTAGGCGAGTTCAACTGGCACCATCACGACGACACGGACGACTTCTTCCTCGTTCTCAAGGGCAGGCTGCGGATCGAGCTGCGCGACGGTGACGTAATCCTTGGTCCGGGCGAACTCTACATTGTGCCCAAGGGCGTCGAGCACCGTCCGGTCGCGGAGGAAGAGGTTCACCTGCTGCTGATTGAGCCGCAGGGCGTGCCGAACACCGGTGACGAAGCGACTGCGGCGCAAAAGGTCACCATCTGA